In Musa acuminata AAA Group cultivar baxijiao chromosome BXJ2-3, Cavendish_Baxijiao_AAA, whole genome shotgun sequence, the following proteins share a genomic window:
- the LOC135607299 gene encoding 1-aminocyclopropane-1-carboxylate synthase 6-like, translating to MRVIVPLQAVVQGRGGLVLGSLIPCALFYFLQLYIRRDRRSSSASNLPELAPMPRSLSRSLLSPRGSSGPARLSSRGASVARDDDNPYYVGLKRCAEDPYHHSSNPRGFMQLGLAENWLSLDMIRDWLVGNVKEPLLLDEEGELSIHGLATYQPYDGLMDLKMAVAEFMGQVMQGSVSFHPSQIVLTAGATPAVETLSFCLADPGNAFLVPSPYYPGWDRDIKWRTGIELIPVPCRSTDNFSISIAALELAYNQAKKRGVKVCAVLVSNPSNPVGNLIDRETLYDLLDFVMEKNIHLISDEVFAGSTYGNDRFVSVAEVLDSENFDRRRVHIIYGLSKDLCVPGFRIGVIYSYNENVLAAASKLARFSSISTPTQCLLISILSNTKFITEYLKVNKEQLCDMHALFVDGLKRLGIKCASSSGGFYCWADMSMFIQSYNEKGELKLWDKLLNEAKINVTPGSSCHCIEPGWFRCCFTTLTKQDIPIVMERIHRITESN from the exons ATGCGCGTCATAGTCCCGCTCCAGGCTGTGGTGCAGGGGAGAGGTGGCCTCGTCCTCGGCTCCCTCATCCCCTGCGCCCTCTTCTACTTCCTCCAGCTCTACATCCGCCGCGACCGccgctcctcctccgcctccaacCTGCCCGAGCTCGCTCCCATGCCTCGTTCGCTCTCTAGGAGCCTCCTCTCGCCCCGCGGCTCATCCGGGCCCGCGCGTCTGTCATCGCGCGGTGCTTCCGTCGCCCGGGATGATGACAACCCCTACTACGTCGGCCTTAAGAGGTGCGCCGAGGATCCTTACCATCACTCGTCCAATCCCCGTGGCTTCATGCAGCTCGGGTTGGCCGAGAATTGG TTGTCGTTGGATATGATCCGAGATTGGTTGGTCGGTAATGTAAAGGAGCCATTGCTGTTAGATGAGGAAGGAGAGTTGAGTATCCACGGATTGGCGACGTATCAGCCTTATGATGGATTGATGGATTTGAAGATG GCTGTTGCTGAATTTATGGGTCAAGTCATGCAGGGATCAGTTTCATTCCATCCATCACAAATTGTGTTAACTGCAGGTGCTACTCCTGCAGTTGAGACACTAAGTTTCTGTCTGGCTGACCCTGGAAATGCATTTCTTGTTCCATCACCTTATTACCCTGG GTGGGATAGGGATATCAAGTGGCGAACTGGGATAGAACTTATTCCTGTTCCTTGCAGAAGCACCGATAACTTCAGCATAAGTATCGCTGCTCTTGAACTAGCATACAACCAAGCAAAGAAGCGAGGTGTGAAAGTTTGTGCTGTTCTTGTCTCTAACCCCTCCAACCCAGTTGGTAATCTAATAGATCGGGAAACACTATATGATCTTCTGGACTTTGTCATGGAGAAAAACATACATCTGATTTCAGATGAAGTCTTTGCTGGATCAACATATGGGAATGATAGATTTGTAAGTGTGGCTGAAGTTCTAGATTCAGAAAACTTTGATAGGAGAAGAGTTCATATAATATATGGACTGTCAAAAGATCTTTGTGTTCCAGGCTTTAGGATCGGGGTCATCTACTCTTACAATGAAAATGTCCTGGCTGCTGCGTCAAAGCTGGCCAGGTTCTCATCCATTTCGACTCCTACCCAATGTTTACTTATTTCAATTCTCTCGAATACAAAATTCATTACAGAATATCTCAAGGTAAACAAGGAGCAGTTATGTGACATGCATGCCTTATTTGTTGATGGACTGAAACGGTTGGGTATCAAGTGTGCTAGTAGCAGTGGTGGGTTCTATTGTTGGGCAGACATGAGTATGTTTATTCAATCATATAATGAGAAAGGGGAGCTTAAGCTGTGGGATAAGCTGTTGAATGAAGCTAAGATTAATGTGACACCTGGGTCATCATGCCACTGTATTGAACCTGGATGGTTTAGATGTTGCTTCACAACATTGACAAAGCAGGATATTCCTATAGTTATGGAAAGGATCCACAGAATTACTGAGAGCAACTaa